In a single window of the Jaculus jaculus isolate mJacJac1 chromosome 9, mJacJac1.mat.Y.cur, whole genome shotgun sequence genome:
- the Pln gene encoding cardiac phospholamban, with protein MEKVQYLTRSAIRRASTIEMPQQARQNLQNLFINFCLILICLLLICIIVMLL; from the coding sequence ATGGAGAAAGTCCAATATCTTACTCGCTCTGCTATAAGAAGAGCCTCAACGATTGAAATGCCTCAACAAGCACGTCAAAATCTCCAGAACCTGTTCATCAATTTCTGTCTCATCTTAATCTGTCTCTTGCTCATCTGCATCATTGTGATGCTCCTATGA